The sequence GCTCTCCCGCAGGACGCGGATGCCCGCCGCATGGAGCGCGGCCGCAATGGGCTCACCCTCGTAACCCTCGAGGGGCCGGCCTTCGAAGAAAAAGGTCACCTTCCTGCGCGCAAGGCAAGCAACAATGGGATGCTCTTTGATGCGTAGCGCAACCATCCGGCAATAACCTCCGTCGGTCTAGAAGCTGTCTTGCCCGTC comes from Bacillota bacterium and encodes:
- a CDS encoding 2Fe-2S iron-sulfur cluster-binding protein; the encoded protein is MVALRIKEHPIVACLARRKVTFFFEGRPLEGYEGEPIAAALHAAGIRVLRES